GAGCTCAAGGTACTTGCCGGTTCTTCCGTGGATATATACTATATCTCCATTCGCTGTTGTGATCACGCAATTGGGAGAGTAGTTTTGCAGGATAACTTGTTCCGCTAGCTGAGTAATGTTTTGTATTTCGTTAGTCTTCATAATGGTCCCGTGAGCTTTCCCTTCCGACCTTGAGACCGGGAATTCCATGTACGGTCTCACCGAGTAAATGGAATCTCTTCTTTTGTAGAGCTTCCATTTCTTATCTGCCACTGAAAATAAATCGACAAACTCGCCGATAGTTTCCGATGAACCGAGAAACAGTATTCCATGAGGCAAGAGACTGTAATGGAGCAGCGGGATTATCTGTTTCTGCAGTTCGGCATTCAAATAGATTAGAAGGTTGCGGCAGGAGATCAGATCGAGTTTGGTGAATGGGGGATCTTTTATGATGCTCTGCGGAGCAAAGACCAGCATTTCCCTGATTTCTTTTCGAATATGAAATAGATTTCCCTCGGAAGAAAAGAAACGGTCCAAACGTTCTTTACTCACATCGGACGCAATCCCGGAGAATGTGCCGATGCGTGCTCTCTCAATTGCGTTATTGTCAATATCTGTTGCAAATATTTGCACGTTTAGATTCTTCCTCGCTTCATTCATGCACTCTCGTAACACAATTGCAACGGAGTATGCTTCTTCGCCGGTATAACATCCCGGGACCCACATTCTTATCTGACCACCATCCGGCTTGCTTTGCACTACCTCCAACAATATCTTTTTCAATTTCTCAAAAGATTCGGGATCTCTGAAAAACGCTGTCACCCCAATCAGAAGCTCCTTAAACAAGTTTTCAATTTCTGCGGGATGTTCCTGAAGCAGCCGGACATAATTGGGAAGAGTGTCTAACAAAGAGACATTCATTCTTCTTTCTATGCGCCGGAAGATCGTGTTTTGTTTGTAGCGTGAGAAGTCGTGACCAGTATGAGTTCTGAGAAGTATAAAGATTTTTTGAAATGCATCGGGAATTTTGCCATCAGCAGTTTCTCTATGTAACAGAGCACCTTTGACTGTTTGGGAGGTATATCTCATCAACTGATCCGGCATTTCTTCAGGCGGAAGGATGTAATCGGCTAGTCCGGTTTTGACGGCGCTGCTTGGCATACCGTCAAATCTTGCCGATTTTGGATCCTGGACCATGACCATTCCTAACTCACCCTTCACTGCCTTTAACCCGGCAGTACCGTCAGAAGCCATTCCGGAGAGGATAATACAAATAGCTTTGTCGCCGCAATCTGCTGAAAGGGATTTGAAGAAGAAATCAATTGGAAGCCGGAATCCATGCGCTTCAAGAGGTTCAATCAATTGAATGGTTCCGTGAAGTATAGCCAGATCTCTATTGGCCGGTGCGACATAGACATGGTTGGGTTCAACCGTCATTCCATCTTCAGCTTGGAATAATTTCATCCTGGTAGATTTCTGAAGCAATTCCGGCATGATACTTACATGATTTGGATCCAAATGGGACACTACGATAAACGCCATGCCAGAATTCTCGGTCATATGCTGGAAAAATCTTTCGAGAGCCTCCAATCCGCCTGCGGATGCGCCGATACCGACAACATAAAATGAATTATTTGAGGAATTGCGTTCACGTGTGCTTTTGTTTTTCTTGACGGCAGATCGATTAGGACTTGTTTTCTTCTTCATAGATC
This genomic window from Ignavibacteriales bacterium contains:
- a CDS encoding PAS domain-containing protein; this translates as MKKKTSPNRSAVKKNKSTRERNSSNNSFYVVGIGASAGGLEALERFFQHMTENSGMAFIVVSHLDPNHVSIMPELLQKSTRMKLFQAEDGMTVEPNHVYVAPANRDLAILHGTIQLIEPLEAHGFRLPIDFFFKSLSADCGDKAICIILSGMASDGTAGLKAVKGELGMVMVQDPKSARFDGMPSSAVKTGLADYILPPEEMPDQLMRYTSQTVKGALLHRETADGKIPDAFQKIFILLRTHTGHDFSRYKQNTIFRRIERRMNVSLLDTLPNYVRLLQEHPAEIENLFKELLIGVTAFFRDPESFEKLKKILLEVVQSKPDGGQIRMWVPGCYTGEEAYSVAIVLRECMNEARKNLNVQIFATDIDNNAIERARIGTFSGIASDVSKERLDRFFSSEGNLFHIRKEIREMLVFAPQSIIKDPPFTKLDLISCRNLLIYLNAELQKQIIPLLHYSLLPHGILFLGSSETIGEFVDLFSVADKKWKLYKRRDSIYSVRPYMEFPVSRSEGKAHGTIMKTNEIQNITQLAEQVILQNYSPNCVITTANGDIVYIHGRTGKYLELTHGEAKMNIIEMARDGLQQELPVLMRKVLSGKKSLTAEGIKVKTNGSTQVINLTVKPIKEPKEMLGSLLVIFEEALPSKLLSASKRIHYDKKSGKHIEGLERELRSTKENLRSTIEELETSNEELKSTNEEMQSTNEEMQSSNEELETSKEELQSLNEELITVNTELQNKNDELSGINNDMKNLMESIGMPTIFLDAKLRVKKFTFHATKIVNLIASDIGRPITDIATNLKYGKLIEDAKEVLRTLECKEIELQTNDGLWYQMRILPYRTTSNVIDGVVVTFSDISNAKAAYEKINRLNQGIQHAREYADNIVATVRESLLVLDKDLRVVSANRSFYRTFNTASETTVGKSIFELDNAKWEIPQLRELLEEILPRQNVFEDVEIDYNFVNGGRKKLLVNARQMFHGKKRTKLILLAIQCPSIP